A stretch of DNA from Ranitomeya variabilis isolate aRanVar5 chromosome 1, aRanVar5.hap1, whole genome shotgun sequence:
gtctactgtttaggcacatcaggggctctgcaaatgcaacgtgacgcccgcagaccattccatcaaagtctgcatttcaaaacgtcactacttcccttctgagccctgacgtgtgcccaaacagtggttccccccacatatggggtatcagcgtactctggacaacaacttttggggtccaatttctcctgttacccttgtgaaaataaaaaattgcttgctaaaacatttttgaggaaagaaaaaagaatttttattttcatggctctgcattataaacttctgtgaagcacttgggggttcaaagtgctcaccacacatctagataagttccatgggaggtctagtttcaaaaatggggtcacttgtgggggagttccaatgtttaggcacacaggggctctccaaacgtgacatggtgtccgctaacgattggagctaatttttcatacaaaaagtaaaatggcactccttcccttccgagccctgccgtgtgcccaaacagtggtttacccccacatgtgaggtatcagtgtactcaggagacattgcccaataaattttaggatcccatTTAtcgtgttgcccatgtggaaatgaacaaattgaggctaaaatacattttttgtgaaaaaaaaaagtactttttcatttttacggatcaatttgtgaagcacatgggagttcaaagtgctcactatgcatctagataagctccttgggggggtttagtttccaaaatggggtcacttgtgggagagctccaatgtttaagcacacaggggctctccaaacacgacatggtgtccgctaaagattgtagccaatttttcattgaaaaattcaaatggcgctccttcccttccgagccctgtcatgcgcccaaacaatggttcccccccacatatggggtatcggcgtactcaggacaaattgtacaataacttttggggtccagtttctccttttacccttgggaaaataaaaaaattgttgctaaaagatcatttttgttactaaaaagtccaatgttcattttttccttccatgttgcttctgctgctgtgaagcacctgaagggttaataaacttcttgaatgtggttttgagcaccttgaggggtgcattttttagaatggtgtcacttttgggtattttcagccatatagacccctcaaactgacttattAGATATTTGTAGTGGGAGAGGAGAATGTGGTGGTATTTGGGGCGGTGGGGGAGGGTAATGCGGTGGTATTCGGACCGGTGGGGGGAGGAGAATGAGTGGGTATTCGGGGTATAGGGGGAGGAGAATGTGGGGGTATTCAGGGTAGTGGAGGGTAGAATGTGGAGATATTCAATGGGGGGAGGAGAATGTGGGGTATTCAGGGAGGTTGGGAGCTGAGAATGTGGAGGTATTCAGGGTGGTTGGGGAAAGAGAATGTGGGGGTATTCAGGGCGGTGGAGGGAAGAGAAGGTGGTATTCAGGGAGGTGGGGGAGGATAATGTGGGGGTATTACGTGCGGTGGGGGGAGGAAAATGTGATGGTATTCGGGGCAGTGGGAGGAGGGGAATGTGGTATTCGGGGCGGTGGGGGGGAAAGAATGTGGCAACATTTGGTGGCAGTGGGGGAGGAGAATGTGGTGGTATTTGGGGCAGTGGGAGGAGGAGAATGGTTTTTGGGGCGGTGGGGGGAGGAGAATGTGGTGGTATTCGGGGTGCTGGTATTGTGAGGGAGGAGAATGTGGGGATATTCAGGGTGGTAGGGGGGAAAATTGGAGTATTCAGGGTGGGGGGGGAGAGGAGAATGTGGGGGTATTCGAGGCGGTGGGTGGGAGAATGTGGTTATATTCGGTGGGGGGAAGAGAATGTGGGGTTATTCAGAGGGCGGTTGAGGGAGGAGAATGGtgttgttgatggtggtggggggaggagaATGTTGTGATATTCTGGGTGGTGGGTGCAGGAGAATGTGGTATTCGGGGCGGTGGGGGTGGAGAATGTGGGGGTATtcagggtggtgggggaggagaatGGTGATATTTGGTGTGGAGAGGAGAATGTGGTATTCAGGGCCGTGGGGGAGGAGAATATGGTGGTATTCAGGGCAGTGGGGGAGGAGAATATGGTGGTATTCGGTGAGGTGGGGGAGGAGAATGTGGTGATATTCTGGCTGGGGAGGAGAGTGTGGAGGTATTCAGGTGGGGGAGGAGAATGTGGGATTTGGTGAGGTGGGAGGAGAATGGTGGTATTTTCAGGTGGTGGGGAGAGGAGAATGTGGTGGTATTCGGTGGAGAGAGCAGAATGTAGGGGTATTCGGGATGGTGGGGTGTGACAATGTGGTTGTATTCAGCGGTGGAGGAGAATGTGGGGACATTTGGGAGGAGAAGAATGTGGAGGCGGTAGGTGAAGGAGAATGTGGGCTATTCGGTTGGGGGAGGAGAATGTGGTGATTTCCTGCTGGGGGGAAAATGTGGTGGTATTCGTGTTGGGGAGGAGAATGTGGTGGTATACGGGTTTGAGAGGAGAATGTGGTATACGGGTGGGGTAGGAGAATGGTGGTTTTCGGGTGGAGGATGAGAATGTGGTGGTATTCGGGGGATGTGGTGTTTGGGGGAGGAGAAGAATGTGGGGGTATTTGGGGGGAGGAGAATGGTGGTTTTCGGGGGACGAGAATGTGGGGGTATTCGGGGGGACGTGGGGGTATTTTGGGGGGATGAGGGTATTTTGTGAGGTGGGGGAGGAGAATGTGGTGGTGTTCGGATGGTGGGGGGAGGAGAATGTGGTGGTATTTGGGGCGGTGGGGGAGGAGAATGTGGTATTCAGGTCCGTGGGGAGGGGAGAAAGTGGTGATATTCGGGGCAGCCGGTGGAGGAGAATGTGGTGGTGTTCAGGTGGTGGAGAGAGGAGAATGTGGTGATATTCGATGGGGGGAGGAGGATGTGGGGATGTtcagggtggtgggggaggagaatGTGGTGGTATTCAGGGTGGTGGGGGAGAGGAATGTTGGGATATTGGGATATTTGGGGCGGTGGGGGAGTAAAATGTGGTGTTATTTGGTAGGGGGAGGAGAATGTGGTGGTATTCAGGTTGGTGGGGGGAGGAGAATGGTGATATTCGGGGGGATATGTGGTGGTATTTGGGAGGGAGAATTTGGTGGTACTCGTGgctgtgtgggaggagaatgtaGTGGTATTTGGGGCGATGGGGGAGGAGAGTTTGGTGGTATTCAAGGAGAAGGAGAATGTGGGCCTgtatgggtggaggagaatgtgtgGACATTTGGGTGGTGGAGAATGTGGGGGAGGAGAATCTAGTGATATTCTGGTGGGGGAGGAGTATGTGGTGGTATTCGGGGCAGCAGGTGGAGAAGAATGTGGGTATTCGGGGCGGTGCAGAAAGTAGAATGGTGGTATTCAGGGGAGGATAATGTGGGTGTGTACGGGTGGAGGAGAATGTGGAGTATTCGGTTGGGAGAGGAGAACGTGGTGATTTCCTGGTGGGGGAGGAGAATGTGGTGGTATTCGTGTTGGGGAGGAGAATGTGGTGATATTGGTGTTGGGGAGGAGAATGTGGTGGTATACGGGTGGGGTAGGAGAATGTGGGGGTATTCGGGAGGGATGTGAGGGTGTTCGGGAGGAGGAGAATGTGGAGGTATTTGGGAGGAGAATGTGGAGGTATTTGAGGGGGGAAGATAATGGGAGTATTTGGGGAGGAAAAGAATGAATGGGGGTAATTGGGGGGGATTAGAATGGGGGGTATTTGAGAGGAGGAGAATGTGGGGGTATTCAGGAGGGATGTGAGGGTGTTCGGGAGGAGAATAATTTGGGGGGGAGAAGAATCTAGGGCTGTTTGGGGGGAGAGGATGTGGGGGTATTTTGGAGGGGGAAATGTGGGAGTATtcgggaggaggatgtgggggtatTCGGGGGGAGTTGAATGTGGGGGTATTCAGGGCAGGGTTGGGAAGGAGAAAGTTAATGCTTTCCTTTCTTGGGGAGGGGTGTTTCGGCGGTGGGGACCCCTGTGGCTGTGGAATGGGCAGGTCATTGCTGAGGAAGGTGTGTGCTGAGCTATGCCTCTCTGTTATCAGTTACATGTGTTGGGGGAAGGGATATATTGTAGTCTCCATTGTATGTATACAGGAGCTAAGGAGTTAAGTGTGCTGCTTGCTCCACTCCCAGAATCCAGTGCAGGAAGCAAATGTTTTGCTGTGGTGGGGCCCACCCTGACCCTGTGATGTCACCGTCACATGGTGTAGCCTGGGTTCCCATGAAACTGAGCAGCTCCTGGTGCAGCAGGTCAGCGACTGCGGCCTGTGTCTGGAGCAGCGAGTACAGGAGAGTGTGGAGGAGAGCGTACTGCAGAGGGCTCCAACAGGTGTGTACTGGGAACGAACTGGTCCTTGCTGAGGAGAAGTCAGTGCATACACTGGGGTCACAGTTATCACAGGATTAGACACTACGGTGTGTTAGGCCGGCGCCACACTTGCAAGTGcagtgcgagagactcgtgcgagttttccGTCCCCGTGCGGCAGATGCTCCCTTTCCGTCCCCGTGCGGCGGACGCTCCCTTTCCGTCCCCGTGCGGCGGACGCTCCCTTTCCGTCCCCGTGCGGCGGACGCTCCCTTTCCGTCCCCGTGCGGCGGACGCTCCCTTTCCGTCCCCGTGCGGCGGACGCTCCCTTTCCGTCCCCGTGCGGCGGACGCTCCCTTTCCGTCCCCGTGCGGCGGACGCTCCCTTTCCGTCCCCGTGCGGCGGACGCTCCCTTTCCGTCCCCGTGCGGCGGACGCTCCCTTTCCGTCCCCGTGCGGCGGACGCTCCCTTTCCGTCCCCGTGCGGCGGACGCTCCCTTTCCGTCCCCGTGCGGCGGACGCTCCCTTTCCGTCCCCGTGCGGCGGACGCTCCCTTTCCGTCCCCGTGCGGCGGACGCTCCCTTTCCGTCCCCGTGCGGCGGACGCTCCCTTTCCGTCCCCGTGCGGCGGACGCTCCCTCCTCCCCCCGTCCCTGTGGGGCGGACGCTCCCTCCTCCCCCCGTCCCTGTGGGGCGGACGCTCCTTCTTCAACCCATCCCTGTGCGGCGGACGCTCCTTTCTCCCCACGTCCCTGTGCGGCGGACGCTTCttcctcaaccccccccccccatccctgtGCGGCGGACGCTCCTTCCTTCCCACGTCCCTGTGCGGTGGACGCTCTTAACCCCCCACACGAACCCCCTCCCCGAGCAGCGGATGCTCTTTGCCTCTCCCCTTTCCCTGTCCCCCTGCTCTCTCTGATCAGACTTGGACTGACATTTGGGCTTCTGTATGTTGTCCTGCTTTTTGTTACTGTGGCCCATCTTGTTTTGGTGGTCTCTCAGCCTGCTGCTGTGCCCCCTTTCAGGCCATGTGATATAGGTCTGGCCTCCTTACAAGTGCAGGACAATGGCTGTCTGTCCTTCCAGCCCACAGAGACAGGAGATCCTGTTGCAGATATTGGTGGTGGGGAGGGTACCATGTGGCATAGTGTGGAGGAGAGGCTGAGGAGTCCTGCACATGGCTGCTCACTAGACAGGGCTGGGATTAACTCCGCCGCTGCTGGAGTGTATGAATGGCAGGGCTAGCACTGCTCCTTTATAATCACTTGTGTATTGTGTTCAATCTTCTGTCCGGTCACATTGGGGTTAACATCAGGCTCTGTCCTCCCCTAGGCCCTCTGTGAAATTTACCATGGGCGACATGAAGACCCCTGACTTTGATGATCTCTTAGCTGCATTTGATATTCCAGACATGGACGCAAATGAAGCGATTCACTCAGGACCAGAGGACTCGGAGGGACAAGGAAAGCCATCATCAGGGGAAGCGGTGAGCACCGAACATGGGCTGCCACCAGCCGACATCACCGCTGTCAGCGTCATTGTGAAGAACACAGTCTGTCCTGAGCAGCCAGACTTACTGGACCTTCATGGAAAGGATCCCCCGAGTCTAGGCACCCGACTCATTCAGAATGGATTCAACCCACCCGAGGTGTCCCGGACACTGGCAGCTGCCTCTCCAGCCTCTAATGGAGGAGAGAACTGGACATCCAGATCCAAAGCCGGGAAATCCTTAGAGCTGTTCACGGATTTCTCGCCGGTGGACAACCCCATCGACAACAGAGTGGCTGAACTGATTGACAAGCCGCGGGAGGTGAAACTAAAGGAGAGGCTGATGTTTGAACCCCCAGAGTCCGACCTCTGCCCTCCGACAGCTGACCCTTCAGCAGATCAAGGCCGTAGAGTCATCCCTCCACCCTTCACTATCAGTAAAGTCGCTGGAGGCATCGGATCCCTGGGAATTTGTCTAGGAACGCATTCCTTCAAGAAAGAACCAGATGATGAGGGTCCGGGGAGTCTTCCAGCCTCAGGGGAGTCTGTCCCTCCTGTTCATTACACTGAACCCCCAGTACCTGCGTGGACCAGCCCTGAGCACAAGAATGACGTTGCATTCATCAAAAGCACCTCACATGATGCCGATGGTCCAGTGTCCAATCCCCCAGCAAACCCTGAATCCCATCCGGAGTTCACTGATCCCCCAAAGGACCCGAAAACCAGCAGTGACCCCGATCCTCCTGGATTAAAAGAGGAACCAAACTGGAGCCCACGGAGCTTAGCCAGTGACCTCGAGGAGGAAGATGGCATCAGCTCCCCATCATCAAACTCTTCACGACCCCTCAAAGTCCGGATCAAAACCATAAAGACCCAATCTGGGAGTATCACCAGGACTGTCACTCGCGTGTCCTCTGACTCCGACACCATCACTTCTGCCCAGATGTCAGAGGGATCTCCGCAGCCTCCAGAGGCCAGTCAAGATAAGACCCCTAACTACAAGGAAGACGCCAGTATTTCCGCACCGAAAGATAAGAGCGGGCTTCCATCAAGTCCATCAAAAGCGGAAGCTGCTTCGGTGGTGAAGGTGCCACTTGGCAACGCCTTAAAGCTGCAGGGCTCCATTCTGCCTGTGTCCACAATTCAGAATGCCAGCAGTGTCATGCTCATGGCGGCAAGCGTGGCTCAGCAGAAGGCGGTGGTCATGCCCTCCAAGGCCAATAAGGTCATGGCCAAGAACATCATCCACCTGGTGCAGCAGCCGTTGTCCAGCACAGCCCCTCTCACCACTGTGAATGTGACCACCCAGGTGGCTACCAGCTCTAATATCAGCACGACCAGTAGCCCACAGCGCAGCGCTACCATAGTCATGGTGCAGTCCCAGAAACCTACGCCAGCTGTAGCAGGCACAGTCATCTCCCGCACACAGTCTAGTCTGGTGGAAAACTTCAATAAAATCCTCAACAGCAAAAATTTACTTCCCACCTACAAACCGAACCTCACCCCCCCTGCAGAGTCCAGCCTGAGCTTGCCCCTGTCCGGTTTCCGCTGCTTGGAGTGTGGAGACTCTTTCGCCCTGGAGAAGAGCCTGGCCAGACACTACGACCGCCGCAGCATGAGGATCGAGGTGACCTGCAACCACTGCACCAAGCGCCTGGTCTTCTTCAATAAGTGCAGCCTCCTCCTGCACGCCCGCAAGCACAAGGATAACGGCCTGGTCATGCAGTGCTCCCACCTGGTCATGAGGCCTATTGCCCTGGAGCAGATGATCGGACAGCCGGATGTCACACCACTTGTGTCAGTGGCTGTGCTAACTCCAGGAAATGCCTCAATGCCTGGCCCAGCTCAGGACACTGCCGCTACTGCCAGCCCAACCAGTGATTCTGCCATCCTGCCAGAGCAGTCCACTTACTCCACCTTCCGCTGCTTAGAGTGTAAGGAGCAGTGTAAGAACAAGGCAGGCCTGGCCATCCACTTTCAACagatttccccctccacagccagcGGCAGCACGGTAAGTGGACGAGGGGTTGACCAAGGGAGAGTGCGGGGTCCCTGAGGTGACCTAGGGAGTGTGCGAGGGGGGGGGTTCGAAGAGTGACCTAGGGAGGGTGCGGGGGGGTCCGAGGGGTGACCAAGGGAGGGTGCGAGGAGGGGGTCTGAGGGGTGACCTAGCGAAGGGTGCGAAGGGGGGTCCGTGGGGTGACCTAGGGACGATGCGAGGGGGGGTACTGAGGGGTGACCTAGGGATGTTGCAAGGGAGGGCCGACAGGTGACCTAGGGATGGTGCGAGGGGGTTGTCTGAGGGATGACCTAGAAATGGTGCGAGGGGTGACCTAGGGAAGGGAGGGTGAGTCTGAGTGCAGAGCTAGGGGCTAGTGAGGGAGGGTGGTCTGAGGTGTGGGCTAGGGAAGGGAGGGTGAGTCTGAGCGGAGATCTAGGGGCTAGTGAGAGAGGGTGAGTCCGAGGGGTGACCTAGGGGCTAGGGAAGGGAGGATGCGAGGTGGGGTGACCTATGGGCTAGGGAAGGGAGGGGGGTTCAGAGGTCCGCCTACTCCACCTTTCGCTTCTTTGAGTATAAGAGCATTGTAAGAACAAGGCAGGCCTTGACCCTCCACTTCCATGAGATTTCCGCCATCACAGCCAGTGACTGCACGGTGGCCAAGGGGTGACCTATGGAGAGTTTGGGGGCTCCGAGGGGTGACCAAGGGAGGGTGCGAGGAAAGAGGGGGGGCCCCGAGGGGTGACCTCTAGTGAGGGTGGTGGAGGGGACCAAAGGGTAAACTAGGAAGGGTGCGAGGAGTGACTAATGAGGGTCCGAGGGCTGATCCGGGTCCGAAGGGTGAGCTAGGGAGAGTGCGGGGGTTCTGATGAGTGATCCAAGGGCTAGGGAAGGgaggctgcggggggggggggttgtctgAGGGTTGATTCGGGGTGCCTCGAGTACTGGTCTGGATAGGGGAGTGGTCCGACAAGGCACAGTCTAGTGGGAGGTGGCAGGATGATAATGGAGTCAGTTGCTGTCATTACTTCTTCCAGGTTTGTTCTTTGTGCCCTATGATGATGCCAAATCGATGCAGCTATGAAGCCCACCAGCGCATGCACAAGCAAAGCCCCCCAAATGTGTGTCCTGAGTGTGGGGGCAACTTCCGCATTGAAAACTTTCAGACTCACCTGAAGGAGATCTGTCTCCACTTCTCACGGAGGATTGGCTACAGGTACTGTCTTAAAGGGTTGGTCAGATAGGATGGTGGGACCCATGTAGTGCCTGGTTAACACCGTGTGTCCTTGGCAGGTGCCAGAGCTGTTCCGTGGTGTTCGGAGGAGTAAACTCCATCAAGTCTCACATTCAGACGTCTCATTGTGAGGTTTTCCATAAGTGTCCAGTCTGCCCCATGGCCTTCAAGTCTGCACCCAGCGCTCATGCCCACATCTACACCCAGCACCCGGGATTTAACAACCAACAGGCCAAGTAGGTGGCAGGCAGTGTGTGGGCGCCGCTCATTTGGGAGAAGGGGCTGATCATGTCTCTTACTCCCCAGGATGATCTATAAGTGTGCCATGTGCGACACCGTCTTTACCCACAAGCCTTTGCTCTGCTCCCATTTGGATCATGCCCATTTTGATCAGCAGTTGGGAAACCAGAGGGTGAGCGTCTTCAAGTGCCCAGACTGCCCATTGCTATTTGCCCAGAAGCGCACAATGCTTGAGCATTTGAAGGTAAGAGCCCACAGTATGGGGGGCCGCCCTCACGGGTGTGTCGGGGGCCGGCATCTTATTATGTCTCCTGTGTTGTATAGACGACACATAACAGTGTGGTGAAGGAGGACCCCCCACAGTCTCAGGAGCTTGTGACCCCCAAACCAGAGCCCATGGAGATTCCTGTGAGTAAGCAATCCGATCCGGAGCCAGAGGTGGAGGAGTCTTCATCTTCAGATCTCCCTAGCtcccccgaagtaaagaagaagagCAAGACTAAAGACGTGCAGAAGCCAGGGCCCCCCAGACAGAGGAGCAACTGCTGCACATGCGGGATTTGCCACTCATGGTTCCCTGAGCGGGACGAGTACGTGCTGCACATGAAGAAGGAACATGGGAAGGTCAGAAAGCCGAGGGAAAACAGTGGATGGGGGGATGCAGGGGTATGAAGGGAGTAGGGGGCTGCGCGCTGTGTAAACAGAGGAAGGAGAGGACAGGGGCTGCCAGCTGTATGGACAGAGGAAGGAGAGGACAAGTGGGCCTGCGGGCTACCTGTATGGGGGTAGAGTATGGGGGGGGGCTCCTGTGGGCTGTGAATGTGCAGGATGGCGGGGCTGGGGGCTGTGTGGAGGGAGCTGGTAGCGGAAGGGGGGTTGCGGGTCGTGTGGAGGGAGGTGGAAGAGGATGAGGGGGATGCGGGCCATGTGGAGGGAGGTGGGAGAGGACGGGGGGCTGGGGGCTGTGTGTAGGGAGGTGGAAGAGGAAGGGGGGCTGTGTGAAGGGAGGTGGGAGAAGACGGGTGCTGCGGGCTGTGTGGAGGGAGGTGGTAGAGGACAGGGGTGCTGCGGGCTGTGTGGAGGGAGGTGGGAAAGGATGAGGGGCTGCGGGCCATGTGGAGGGAGGTGGGAGATGACAGGGCAGGTTGTGTGGAGGGAAGTGGGATACGACGGGGTTGCTGGGTTCTGAGATTAGAGTCTGCGGACCCGAGGGTCTCTTACAGTCTTCTGCTCTTTTCCAGTCTGTGAAGAAGTTTCCATGCCGTCTTTGTGAACGCTCCTTCTGCTCTGCCCCCAGTCTGCGGCGTCACGTCCGAGTGAATCACGAGGGCATTAAGCGAGTTTACCCCTGCAGGTAGATGCCCGCTGTGTGTGGGGCACATGAACCCTTCCAGTATTCAGGTGTGATCTACCATGACACTGTGCCCCCTTTCTCAGGTACTGCACGGAGGGAAAGCGCACCTTCAGCAGCCGTCTGATTCTGGAGAAGCACATTCAAGTGCGTCACGGCATTAAAGTGACAGACCAGGCACGGAGCCAGGAGGTCCTGGTGCCTCGGAACAGCAGCAAATCCCAGGTAGTGAATGGTGCGGCTGGCCATTATTGGTAGTGTGATACATATTAGCTATGGCATGGTGGTACTCGTCCGTCTCCTGCCTGGCCACAGTCGGGTTCATACTTCATGGGGTGTGTAGAGTTACAGTGTCCTGGTAGGGGACGGACGAGTACTACCGTGGGGACGGCCAGTACTGGTCGTGGGATACATACTGGCTATGGCGGGGTGGTACTGGTCCGTCTCCTGAAGGGACACAGGTTCCTTCCTCATGGGGGTGTGGGGTTACAGTGTCCAGGTAGGGAATGGTGGGGACATACTTGTCCGTCTCCTGGAGTGACAGGCTCCTTCCTCATGGGGTGGTACTCGTCTGTCTCTTGCCTGGACACAGTATGATTCATTCTTCATGGGGTGTGTGGGTCTTACAGCCTCGGCCATTTACCCTCAGTGCTTGCCATTTGCACCTTGTAAACTGAGACTCTATGAATCCCCCACAGGTCTCAtcaaagaagaggaaactctcatcAGACGAGTCTGGGAGCGATGAAACCCTGAAAAATAAGCCCGCCCCTCAGAAACCGAAGCGCAGCTTTCAATGCCGAGCCTGTGGCTACAAGACTGGCAGCCTGGCTGACTTCCGGCAGCACATCCCCCAGCATTGTACCAGCGAGAGCTCTCACCAGTGCAGAGAGTGTGGGATGTGCTTCACCTCGCAGGGTTCCTTGAGCCGCCATCGCTTTATGATGCACAAAATGAAGGACGTGGCCGAAGAGGAGACAGAGCCCACCCACAAGGTGGAAGAGTCCTCTGAACGGAGATTGACCTGTCAGGTCTGTAATAAAAGCTTTGACAGTCAGCTCAACCTCAACACTCACTTCCGTACACATGGTATGGCCTTTATCAAACAGCGGCAGAGCAGCGGAATGGAAAACTGATGGGACGGGGACGTCAGACCATTGGTTACTAAAGCCACCAAGTGCCTTAATGTCCAACCACCTTCCCTGCCCAGCATGGAGCCCACATGTCCTACCTACAAGGCTCCCAGGTGCTTCCTTCTGACCTTGCTCCTTGTGGGCGGACCTTATAAATATGTAACCTATGTGAAATAGAAATCTATTTTTCTGCAATTAGTTCATGGGGATGTCTCCAGATTTGGGACATTTTTAGTTTCAGTAGCGGCGGCTCTTATTTATCTTTGCTGCTTCCACTATGTTCTCTGTGAGAGCGGCAGGAAGACATTGTACCCTTGCCCTTCCCTAGCAGGGCACAGCTGTCACCCCAGGAGGAGGTCAGTTACATCTCTGGTGTGGTCATCCTGCTCCTCATGACCCCGCTGGATGTCTCTTTTTGGGCTGTGCatacgtggggggggggggggaatctgcTCCTCAGATGTTGATGTGCTTTGCCGTTTTGCTTTTACTCCATGatcaattttttatataaaaagcgAAGCCAATTACTTGTACATGAAATAAACCTGCTTCCCATGTGTCGAGGGCGAGAGTGTCAGCCACATGGGGGCACTGTGCAGGCTGCTGATGCCACAGAAAGTTATCATGATGATGAAATGAAAGGAGTTAGTATCACGACAAGTGGAGCGGAATGTGGAGTAGCAGTGGTATATGATACAACTAGAGAGTAGGCGAtgtctccccacaggtggagcgggatgTATAAGATGCTACCAGAGAGTAAGCTACATCTTCGAGCGGGATGTACAAGATACGACCAGAGTGTAAGCGACGCATCCCCACAGGTAGAACGGGATGTATAAGTTACGACCAGAGTGTAAGCGACTTATCCCCGCAGGTGGAGCGAGATGTATAGGATACGACCAGGATGTAAGAGACGTCTCCTCACAGGTGTAGCGAGATGTACAGGATACGCCCAGGGTGTAAGTGACATCTCACAGGTGGAGCGGGATGTACAGGATACAGCCAGAGTGTAAGTGACGTGTctccacaggtgaagcgggatgtATAGGATACGACCAGAATGTAAGCAATGTCTCCCAGCAGGTGGATTGGCAGCGATATATGATACAACCAGAGTGCAACTTATGTCTCCCCTCAGGTGGAGCGCGATGTATAGGATATGACCAGGGTATAAGCGACGTCTCCCCGAGGGGGAGCGGGATGTATATGATACGACCAGACTAAGCGACGTTCTCACAGGCAGAGCTGGATGTACAGGATATCACCAGGGTGTAAGCAACGCATCCCCCCAGGTAGAAAGGGAAGTATGGGATATGACCAGAGCGTAAGCGACGTCTCCCCACAAGTGGAGCGAGATATACAGGATAAGACCAGGCTGTAAACGACACATCCCCACAGGTCACAGGTAGAACGGAAAGTATAGGATACGACCATGGTGTAAGCTACTTCTCCCCACAGGTCACAGGTAGAACGGGATGTATAGGATACGACCAGGATGTAAGAGACGGCTCCTCACTGGTGGAGCGAGATGTACAGGATAAGACCAGGGTGTAAGCGACATCTCCTCACAGGTGGAGCGGTGATGTACAGGATAAGATCAGGGTGTAAGCGACATCTCCTCACAGGTGGAGCGGGATATACAGGATACAACCAGAGTGTAAGCAACGTGTCTCCACAGATGAAGCTGGATGTATGGGATACAACCAGAATGTAAGCAATGTCTCCCAGCAGGTGGCGTGGCAGCGATATATGATACAACCAGAGTGCAACTTATGTCTCCCCGCAGGTGGAGCAGGATGTATAGGATATGACCAGAGTGCAAGCGACATCTCCACACAGGTAGAGCGGGATGTGTAGGATACGACCAGGGTGTAAGT
This window harbors:
- the ZNF687 gene encoding zinc finger protein 687, with protein sequence MGDMKTPDFDDLLAAFDIPDMDANEAIHSGPEDSEGQGKPSSGEAVSTEHGLPPADITAVSVIVKNTVCPEQPDLLDLHGKDPPSLGTRLIQNGFNPPEVSRTLAAASPASNGGENWTSRSKAGKSLELFTDFSPVDNPIDNRVAELIDKPREVKLKERLMFEPPESDLCPPTADPSADQGRRVIPPPFTISKVAGGIGSLGICLGTHSFKKEPDDEGPGSLPASGESVPPVHYTEPPVPAWTSPEHKNDVAFIKSTSHDADGPVSNPPANPESHPEFTDPPKDPKTSSDPDPPGLKEEPNWSPRSLASDLEEEDGISSPSSNSSRPLKVRIKTIKTQSGSITRTVTRVSSDSDTITSAQMSEGSPQPPEASQDKTPNYKEDASISAPKDKSGLPSSPSKAEAASVVKVPLGNALKLQGSILPVSTIQNASSVMLMAASVAQQKAVVMPSKANKVMAKNIIHLVQQPLSSTAPLTTVNVTTQVATSSNISTTSSPQRSATIVMVQSQKPTPAVAGTVISRTQSSLVENFNKILNSKNLLPTYKPNLTPPAESSLSLPLSGFRCLECGDSFALEKSLARHYDRRSMRIEVTCNHCTKRLVFFNKCSLLLHARKHKDNGLVMQCSHLVMRPIALEQMIGQPDVTPLVSVAVLTPGNASMPGPAQDTAATASPTSDSAILPEQSTYSTFRCLECKEQCKNKAGLAIHFQQISPSTASGSTVCSLCPMMMPNRCSYEAHQRMHKQSPPNVCPECGGNFRIENFQTHLKEICLHFSRRIGYRCQSCSVVFGGVNSIKSHIQTSHCEVFHKCPVCPMAFKSAPSAHAHIYTQHPGFNNQQAKMIYKCAMCDTVFTHKPLLCSHLDHAHFDQQLGNQRVSVFKCPDCPLLFAQKRTMLEHLKTTHNSVVKEDPPQSQELVTPKPEPMEIPVSKQSDPEPEVEESSSSDLPSSPEVKKKSKTKDVQKPGPPRQRSNCCTCGICHSWFPERDEYVLHMKKEHGKSVKKFPCRLCERSFCSAPSLRRHVRVNHEGIKRVYPCRYCTEGKRTFSSRLILEKHIQVRHGIKVTDQARSQEVLVPRNSSKSQVSSKKRKLSSDESGSDETLKNKPAPQKPKRSFQCRACGYKTGSLADFRQHIPQHCTSESSHQCRECGMCFTSQGSLSRHRFMMHKMKDVAEEETEPTHKVEESSERRLTCQVCNKSFDSQLNLNTHFRTHGMAFIKQRQSSGMEN